The genomic interval CACACACCTGCCGGATGTCCTCCTCGTTCCCGCCGGGACTCGCGCTCATTCCCGTCACGAGCGGGTCTGCGGCGTCCGCGAGGTAGCGCTCCGCGATGTACGTGTACGCGTAGTCGCCGGTCGCGCGGTGGCACTCGTCGAACGTGCAGTGCACCACGTCCCGGAGGCTCACGCGGCCGCCGACGAGGTCGTTCTCCACCACCTGCGGCGTCGCGATGACGACGCGCGCGGACTCCCAGAGTTCCGCGCGGTCGTCCGGCCGGACTTCGCCCGTGAACACCACGATTTCGTCGTCCGGGATGTCGAGCGCGTCCCGGTAGAACGTCGCGTGCTGTTCCACCAGCGGCTTCGTCGGCGCGAGCAACAGCGACTTCCCGCCGGCGTCGTCCGCCAGGCGTTCCGCCGTCACCAACAGACTCACCGCCGTCTTCCCCAGTCCCGTCGGGAGGCAGACGAGGGTGTTCCCGGAGAGCGCTCGCTCGGCGAGGTCGACCTGGTAGTCGCGGCGCTCGATGACGCCCGCCGAGAGGAGCGGGCGACTCACGTAGTCGGCGTCGGTGGCGGCCATTCACCACGGTGTTGGCCGCTCACGCGTTTAAGGGTTCGCGTGGCGGGGTGAAAGTGAACTAGTCCACGAGTTCCGCGAGTTCGAGGAGGGTGTCGAGGTCGAGCACGGCCACGACGAGCGCGACGACCACGAGCGCCACTATCGCGATGACTGCCCACTCGACTGGTGTCATACTCGCGGGTTCGGACGCCCCGGAAAAACCGTTTGTGGCCCCGCCCCGGGCTACACGAGGTGGATAGTCGCCCACATCGCGCTCGCGGACGCGACGGGGATGGAGAAGTTGTCGTCCACGACGTACGTGAACACCACGGGCTTCACGCCGTCCGCGACCGCGGCGGCCGCCGCGCCCGCGATAGCCGCGGGGACGGGGACGCGGAGGAGGCTGGCGATGGCGAGGCAGAACCCGAACGTCGCGAGCATCACCCACGACTGCTTCATCCCGAGGTCGCCGCTCGACAGGATTCCCGAGATGGGGTCGCCGAGGGTCAGCATGAACATCGCGGGCACCGCGACGAACGGGTCGAACGCGAGCGCGACGAGCGTCATCGCCACCGCGCCGAGCGCGTACCCCGCGGGGTTCTCCCGCTCGTACTCCCGCGTGAGCTTCGAGAAGATACGCCAGTGGTCGATTGTGCCGGCGAGGCGGAGCGCCTCCGCCGCGGCGACGACGACGCACGCGAGAACGAGGAAGCCCCGAATATAGGCCCACGGCGCGCCGAGCAGGTACGCGAGGGGGACGACCGACGTGCTCGCGTGGACGGCGCGCCGCGGGAGTTCGCTCACAGTTCGGAGAAGTCAGCGCGGCCGGCGCGGAGGTCGCCGAGCACGCGCGGGAGGTCGTCGATGTCGACGCGCGTCTGGTCGGTCGAGTCGCGGTCTCGAAGCGTCACGTCGCCGTCTTCGAGGCTCTCGTAGTCGACGGTGACGCAGAACGGCGTGCCGACCTCGTCCTGCCGGCGGTACCGGCGGCCGATGTTTCCGGAGTCGTCGTACGTCACGGAAAACCCGGCTTCGCGGAGGTCTCGCGCGAGGTCGCGCGCCTCCTCGCCGAGGCCGTCCTTGTCCATCAGGGGGAACACGCCGACGAACGTCGGCGCGACCTCGGGGTCGAGGCGGAGCACGTCGCGCTCCTCGCCGTCCACCTCGTCGGTGTCGAGCGCGTGCGCGAGCACCGTGTAGACGACGCGACCGACGCCGAACGCCGGTTCGACCACGTGGGGCGTGATGTGCCGCCCGGCCTCCGTCACCTCCTCCACCGCAAAGCCGGTCTTTTCGACGGGCACCTCGTACGTCTCGCCGTCCACGTCAACCGCAACAGTGTCGTCGTCGAACGCCGCGCGGTCGCGCTCCGCGAGGGTTTCGAGCGCGTCCGCCACGTCGCCCGCCGCGCCGCCGAACTCGGGGCCGAGGTAGGACATGTCGGGGTCGACGGTCGCGCGCTCGACGGTCTTCGGCTCGTCGAACTGCTTGAACACCGTGAAGTTCTCCCCGGAGTGTTTCGCGTGCTTCGAGAGGTCGTAGTCCGTCCGGGACGCGAGCCCCTCGATTTCTATCCAGTCGCCGTCCACCTCGGACTCGGCGTCCCAGCAGTCGCTCGCGTAGTGCGAGAGTTCGCCGGGGAGGTGCTGGCGGAACCGGAAGCGGTTCATGTCCACGCCGACGCGGTCGAACCACCGCTGGCTCACGCCGAGCCAGTACGCCGTCCACTCGTCGCCCACGATACCCTCCTCGACGGCCTCGCGCGGCGTCTTCTGGACGTACTCGCCGTCCTCGGCCTGCTGTTCGGAGACGGGGTAGAGGGTGAGCGAGATGTCGCTCACGGCGTCGAGGTCGGGGCTGTCCGACTCGGGGTCGAAGAAGTACTCCAGCTCCGCCATCGTGAACTCGCGAGTGCGCAGGAGGGCGTTCCGCGGGCTGATTTCGTTCCGGTAGCCCGTTCCGACCTGCGCCGCGCCGAACGGCAGTTGCTCGCGCGCGTACTCCTTCAGCCGGGGGAACTCCACGAACATCCCCTGCGCGGTCTCCGGGCGCATGTAGCCCGTCTGGCCGTCGCCCGGCCCGATCTGGGTCTTGAACATGAGGTTGAAGTTCTCCACGTCCTCGCCCGCGAGCGGCGTGTTACAGTTCGGACAGACGAGGTCGTGGTCGCGGATGAGTCCCTCGACCTCGGGAATCGGGAGGCTCTCGGCGTCCTCGATGCCCGTGTTGTCCTCGATGAGGTGGTCGGCGCGGTGGCTCTCCCCGCACTCCGGGCACTCGACGAGCATGTCGTCGAACGTCTCGATGTGCCCGGACGCCTCGAACACGGGTTCTGGCGTGACCGTCGGCGCGTCTATCTCCATGTTCCCCTCGCGGGTGACGAAGCGGTCGCGCCACGCGTCCTCGACGTTCCGCTTCAGGCTCGCGCCCTCCGGCCCGTACGTGTAGAACCCGGCGACGCCGCCGTACGCCTCGTTCGCCTGGAAGAAGAAACCCCGTCGGCGGGCGAGTTCGTCCAGGTTCATAGCGCGGAGAGCAGGTCGATGTCCCGGACGATGCCGGTGAGGTCGTCGCCGCTCACGAGCGGGAGCTGTTCCACGTCGTGCGTGAGCATCAGTTGTGCGACCTCCTGGGCGGTCTTCGTGCTCGACACCGTCACGGGGTCGGTCGTCATGAACTCCCGCACGGGCTCGCCGGGAATCTCGACGTTCCGCGTCGGGAAGTAGCGGTTCCCGACGGCCTTGATTCCCTCCCACATCCAGTCGTCGTCCTGGCCCGCGATGGAGTCACCGATGTCGTCCTCGCCCTCCACGACGCGCGCCACGTCGATGACGTCCACTTCCGTGATGATGCCCGCCATCTCCGCGTCGTCGTCGAGCACGACCGCGTACGGGACGTTCGCGTACGCGATTTCGCGCTCCGACACCGGGAGCGGCGTCCCCTCGTAGACGGTGTTCACGTCGCGCCGGGCGAGCCCGCCGACCTCGCTGTCGCCCGCCACGTCGCCGTCCGCGATGGCGCGCACCACGTCCGTGATGGTGACGATGCCCTCCAGTTCGTCGTCGCCCCCGACGACGGGGACGCGGCGCGCGCCCTCGGCGACCATCAGGCGCGCCGCCTCCACGATGGAGGCGTCCGCGCTCGCCGTCGGCACGTCCTGCATCAGCAGCGCGAGCTGGTCTTCGTCCGGCTGTTCGATGAGGTCTTCGCGCGAAACGAGTCCGCGGTAGCGTTCGCCCGCGTCGGATTCCTTGACGACGGGGACAGAAGAGAACTCGCGCTCCTGCAGATACGTGAGCACGTCCTCGCGAGTACCCGGAAGCTCGACCGTCACGAGCTCCGAGCGGGGTGTCATCGCGTCAGCGACGTTCATGTGGGCGGTCTACGATGCCCGCCCATTTGTAGGCTACGCCCTCAGTTCTCGGCGACGACGCGGTCGGCCTCCGGGAAGAACTTCTCGTAGCCGTCGTGCTCGAACGACCCGAGGTGGGTGCCGTCGAGGCGCTGGACGTGCGTGTACAGCGTTCCGTGTTCGACCGCCGCCTCGACGAGCGGCTGGGCGTAGTGCCGGAGGAAGTTCCCCGCGATGAAGACGGCCGTCTCCGTCTCGGGGTCGCGGAGCTCCGTCACGAAGAACACGCGGCCGTCCACCTCGGCGCGGTACACGTCGTAGACGGGGAAGCCGTCGTCGCGGAACACGTCCGCGAACGCCTCCGCGTCGTTGTCCGGAACGACGTGCACGATGCCGTACTGCACGTCGTCGTCCGCGGGGTCGTCGTTCGAGTCGAGCCCCTTCGTCGCGGTGTCGCCCGCGCGGAGCGTCACCGTCGTCCACCCCTCCGCTTCGAGTTCCTCCGCGAGCGCGTCCATGTCCGCGAGCGTCTGCGCCCACGCGTCCTTCTTCGCACCCGGGTTCTCCGTTATCTGCTCGCGTCGCTCCGCGAGCTCGTCCTTCTCCGGCGAGTCCGGTCCCTGTTTGACCATATGCGTGGAAGTGGGCGATTCGGACGGAAGAACGTTCCGCTGGCCGTTAGACGCCGAACGCGACTTCGAGCGCGAAGGAGACGACGAGCAGGCAGACCGCGGTCGCCGCGACCGTCACGCCGTCCCGCGGCCGGTCGTTCGGGTGGAGCGGGACGAGCGCGGCCGGCGGGAGTCGGGCGACGTACCGCGCGAACGTCCCGCTCTCCGCTTCCTCCTCGCCGAAGTTGTCCGGGCCGCTCCTGTCCGCGCCGACGCGGCCGTCCGCGCTCGCAAAGGGGTTCAGGACGCTCGCCGCGGCCGCCGCTTTCTCCCGGTCGCTCCGCTCGTCGTCCTCGACGGGGTCGGCGGTTCGCTCGACGCGCGCGCTCGTCGCCTCGTCGCTCTCCGTGTCGCGCTTCCACGCCGCCGTCGGTCGGAGTTTGATGGCGGCGTACCCGAGGAGGAGCCAGCCGAGGACGAACTGCCCGAACTTCACGCCGGACGCGCCCGCGCTGTACAGCGCGCTCACGGCCGCGAGAACGAGGGAGACGCAGAACGCGCCGGCGGCCGCGTACGTCACCACGTACGCCGTCTTCCCGAGCCAGCGCCGACGCGTTCCGGTCATGCTAGTCGAGAACGTGCGTTTCGAGGTACTCCGCGGGTTCCTCGTACTCGTCCTGGTGGCGGTGACACCGGCTCTGTCGGCCGCTCGACGACACCTGGTGGTCGGCGGGGCGTTCGCGCTCGCAGACGCTCCCGAACTCCTCGCGGAGCGCCGCGCGCGCCGCCTCGCTCTCGCCCGCCCGAATCTGCTCGACGGCCTCCTGGACGTGCGTCTCGACTTCGCTCGGGAGGTCGAGGTCGCCGAACACCTCCTTGACGAGTTCGTCGATGTCCTCGTAGGGGTCGGAGAGCCCCGCGAGTTCGAACACCTGCTGGGTCACCGACTTCTCGCGGCTCTCGCGCTGGCGGAGCACGTCCCGAAACATCTCGACGGCCTCCCAGACGTCGTTGTCGATGTCGCCGTACTTCTCGGGTCGAATCTTCATCGGGCACCGCGTGCTGAACGGACACCCGCTCGGGGGGTCGCGCGGACTCGGCGGCGTCCCCCGCAGGGTGATGCGCTGTTTGTCCGCGGTCGGGTCGGGTTCCGGAATCGCCGACAACAGCGAGTGCGTGTACGGGTTCGCCGGGTCGTCGAACACCTCCTCCGACGGCCCGAGTTCCATCACGTTCCCGAGGTACATCACCGCGACGCGGTCGCAGATGTGCTCGACGACCGCGAGGTCGTGCGCGATGAACAGGTACGTGAGGTCGAACTCGTCCTGGAGGTCTTCGAGGAGGTTCAGAATCTTCGCCTGCACGGACGCGTCCAGCGCCGACACCGGCTCGTCGAGGATGACGAAATCCGGTTCGAGTGCGAGGGCGCGGGCGATGCCGATGCGCTGTTTCTGGCCGCCACTGAACTGGTGGGGGTAGCGGTAGTAGTGCTCCGGCTGGAGGCCCACCGTGTCGAGGAGTTCGCGGACGCGCGCCCGACGCAGGCGGCGCTTCGTCGTGTTCACGCGAACCCGAACCCGGTCGCTCTCCACCGTCACGTCCACGCGCTCGGGTTCGAGCGGAATCTCCTCCCGGATGTCCACGGACGCGCCGCTCTCACTCACGCCGATAGTGATGTCGGGGCGGTCGTGGGCGTCCCGGTCGAACGCCGACACCATGTCGCCCGCGACCTCGCGGCCGTCCGCGTCGGTGAGCGCGACGGAGAGGTACGGCCAGTCGTGCACGTCCAGGGGTTCCTGGACGATTTCGCCGATGGTCATCCGGTCGTTCAGACTGCTGTCCGGGTCCTGGAACACCATCTGGACGTTCCGCCGCCACTGCTTCAGGGCCTTCCCGGAGAGCGCGGTGGCGTCGGTTCCGTCGTACGACACCTCGCCCGCGGTCGCCTGCTCCAGGCGGATGAGCGTGCGGCCGAGCGTCGTCTTCCCGCAGCCGGACTCGCCGACGAGCCCGAGCGTCTCCCCGCGCTTGATGTCGAAGGACACGCCGTCCACGGCCTTCACGGGCTTGTTGTCGAACACGCTGTCGCCGCCGTAGTACGTCTTCAGGTCGCGGACGCGGACGAGCGTGTCGTCTTCGCGGGTCGATTCCGTCGTCGGGTTCGAATCTATCGTGCTCATCGTTCGGCCTCCGCGCCGGTGGTCTGCGACCGGTGGCGCTCGACCGCCGCCTCCTGCGTCTCGTCCTCCGGATAGAGGAGGCAGGCGGCCTCGTGGTCGTCGTTCGCTTCGTTCACGTCCACGAGGACGGGGTGGACGTGGTCGCACTCGTCGAACGCCTTCGGGCACCGCGGCGCGAACCGGCAGTACGTCGCGGGCTCGTTCGGCGTCTCGACGTCGCCCTCGATGATGCTGAGACGGTCGCCGCCCGTGTTCCGCGAGGGAATGCTGTCCAGCAGGCCCTGCGTGTACGGATGCTTGGGGTTCCCGAACAGCTCCTCGGCGCTCGCGCGCTCCACGAGTTCGCCCGCGTACATCACGTTCACGCGGTCGCAGATTTCGGCGACGACCCCCATGTCGTGCGTGATGAACATGATGGAGAGGTCGCGTTCTTTCTGCAACTCCTTCAGGAGTTCCAGAATCTGCGCCTGAATCGTCACGTCGAGCGCCGTCGTCGGCTCGTCACAGATGAGGAGTTCGGGGTCGCAGGCGAGCGCCGTCGCGATGACCGCGCGCTGACGCATCCCGCCCGAGAACTCGTGCGGGTACTCGTTCACGCGCCGGGGCGCGTCCGGAATCCCGACCGCTTCGAGGAGTTCGATGGCCTCCCGGGTCGCCTCCCGGCCGCGCAGGCCCTGGTGGAGCTTGAGCGCTTCCTTGATCTGGTTTCCGACCGTGTAGACGGGGTTGAGGCTCGTGAGCGGGTCCTGGAACACCATCGAGATGGCGCTCCCGCGGAGGCGCTGGCGCGCGTTCTCCGGCATGTTCGCCACGTCCACGTAGCCCGCGGTGACCGTGCCGTCCGCGTCGCGTTCCTCCACGACGACGAAGTCGTCGTCCCCGACGGTGTCGCCGTCGGTGCGGTCGGCGGTCGAGCGACTGTACCGGTCGGCGAACTTCCGCACCGTCTCGATGCCGCGGTACTTGATGTGGCCGTCCGTTATCTTTCCGGGACTCTCGACGAGCCCCATGATGGAGCGCGCGGTGACAGACTTCCCGCTCCCGGACTCGCCGACGATGCCGACGGTCTCGCCGTACCCGATGTCGAACGAGACGCCGTCCGCCGCGCGAATCGTCTCCTTGTCGGTGAAGAACGCCGTGTGGAGGTCTTCGACGGACAGGATGGCGTCCGTGTCGGGGCGTGCGCGAGGCATCACGCACCACCCCCGGTCGCGGCGACCTCGTCGGCGCTCCCGCCTTCGCTCTGCGGGTCGATGGCGTCACGGATGCCGTCGCCGAGCGCGTTGAACCCGACGACGACCGTCGTGATGGCGAGTCCCGGCAGCACCGAGATGTGCCAGGAGTCCGAGATGATGTAGTTCTGGCCGACCGAGACGGCGCGCCCCCACTCGGGCGTCGGCGGTTGCACGCCGATGCCGATGTAGGAGAGGCCGGCGGTCGCGATCATGTACCCGCCCATGCTCATCGACGCGTAGATGAGGAGGTAGCCGACGATGTAGGGCGCGACGTGCTTGCGCATCAGCACGTCCGCGCGCTCACCGAAGGACTCCGCGGCGTCGACCCACTCGTTCTCCACGGTCTGGAACGCCGGGCCGCGAACCGCGCGCCACAGCCCCGTCCACCCCCAGATTCCGAAGATGAGCGCGAGGACGAACGCGCCGCTGTATATTTCGGATATCCACGTGTCGCCGAGCGCGACGCTGAGCATGATGAGCACGAGGAGCTGGGGCATCGCCTGGAACGAGTCACTCACGAGCACGGTCGCGAGGTCGAACACGCCCTTGTAGTACGCGGACATCAGCGCGAGCGACACCGCGATACCGCCCGCGATGGTGATGGCGACCAGGCCGATGAACAGGCTCACCCGCGCCCCGTACGCCATGAACGTGAACAAGTCCTTTCCTGATATCAGCGTGCCGAACGGATGGAATCGGTCGTGGGGGTCGTAGGAACCGATACCGAAGTTCTGACTGTCGCCCTGGGACTTCGAGGCGATGTTCGCCGCGCCCACCGTCACGGTCTGCACGCTCCCGGAGGCTTCGTCGTAGTACTGCACCTGGTGGCTGTACGGGTTCTCGATGTTCGCGTTCGCCGTCGTCGGACTGACGGTCGGCGCGAAGATGGCCATGACGATGAACAGGAAGACGACGACCAATCCGAACGTCCCCCACGAGTGCCCGCGGAGCCGGTCTATCATGTCGTCGGTCGGCGTCCACGCCGCGTACCGGTAGTGCTCGCGGAACACGAGGTAGCCGCGCCACACCCAGTAGAGCACGAAGAACGCGTACGCGTACACGACGACGAGGCGGAGCGCCCACGCGAACGCCGGCGACAGCCCGAGGAACGTGTTCTCCCAGGAACCGTCGGGCATCTGGTAGCCCTGGTTCGGGATGACGCTCCGGTCGAGCAGCGTCGGCAGGCCGTCCACGGCCGCGCCCGCGTCGGCGACGACGCCGAGCACGCCGCCGAGCGGCCCCGAGATGACGCTCGGGAGCGCGCCGAGCAGGGGTTCCGTGATGACGTCGTACGGGAGCGCCATCACGAACCCGGCGAGCGCGCCGAGTTCGAGGGCGATGAGCGCCACGAACACGCCCGCCCAGATGGCGGCGGGCCGCGGGTTCGCCTTGATTCGGTCTGCCAGCGGTTGGTCCGAGTAGTCCGTTGCAGCCATACTATTGTCCCTCGAAACCGACCCGTGGGTCGATTATCGTGTAGAGGATGTCTTGAACGATGTTCATGATGACGAGCAGCAGGATGAAGACGTACATGAGCGCGCTCGCGAGCGGGATGTCGCCGTTCATCATCGATTGCAGGAACACGTAGCCGATGCCGTTGATGGCGAACACGTACTCGATGAGCACGCTCCCGCCGACGAGCACGAACGCCTCCGCCGTGATGACGGGCACCAGGGGGATGAGGGCGTTCCGGAAGATGTGCTTCCAGACGATGGTGCGCGGCGGCAGGCCCTTCGCCTTCGCCATCTCGACGTAGTTCGAGTTCTTCGATTCGAGCATCGCGGTGCGGCCGATACGCATCTCGTTCCCCATCGACGCCGACCCGAGCACGATGGACGCCGGGAGGATTTTCTTCGTCGCCGCGAGGAGGTTCTCCCAGTTCGGCATCGGCAGGCCGAGCGTCGTGTTCGGCCCGAGGAGCTGGCTCAGGTCGGGCGGCCCGATGACTTTCGTCTGGACGACCCAGGTCTCCCAGTTGAACGGCTGGATGCCGCTGACGGCGGGGAGGCTGTTGAGGAAGTTCGCGATGCCGACGGTCGCGCCCTGCGAACTGGACAGGAACTGCATGATGATGACCGCGAGCCAGAAGTTCGGCATCGCACGCCAGACGATACCGCTGAAGGAGGCGGTGTAGTCGCCGAGCGTGTTCGGGTTGAGTCCCGCGTAGAACCCGAGCGGTATCCCGATGAACAGCGGGATGAGAACCGCCCACGCCCCCATCCACATCGTCCGGGGGAGGAATTGGACGACGATTTCGAAGGCGGGCGTCGAGGGCGAGAACACGTAGGACTGCCCGAGGTTGAACGTCAGGAGGTCGGCCATGAAGTCGAAGTAGCGACTCCAGAGCGGTTCGTTCAGGTTCAATTTCCGTCGAATCTCCGCGGCGGCGGGACCGTTCGCGTTCCCGCGCCCGAGGATCGCCGAAACCGGGTCGATCGGCCCTGCGTACAGGATGATGAACGTCAGGGACGTCCCGAAGATGACGACGGGAATCGAGAGGAGGATTCGTTTGAGGAGGTAGGCGAGCCTGTTCATGGCTCTACCCACCGCCCCGTGCCAACCACTTCCATGTTGCGTGCGGTATTGTAGCCCGTGAGCCGTAATTAGGCCTGTCGCTTTAGGTTTCCATTCGTCCGGATAAATGCGTGGCTACCCGCAGAAAATAAATAAACGAGTCGTGTTTCTTTTGTTACTCGTACTGGCCGCGGTCGCCGATGGAGACCTGGTTGAACTTCGTCGCGGCCGTGCCCATCGGGCCGACGCGCGGCTTGTCCACCCAGGGGTACGACATGTGCTCCGCGTTCACGTGGAAGCAGTTGATGAACACCGCGTCCTCCCAGTTCGCCTTCTCCATGTCGACGTAGGCCTCGGCACGCGCCTGCTGCGCTTCCTCGGTCAGGCCGTAGTTCTCCGTGATGGTGTTCCAGGCTTCGCGGGCCGTCTCGGCCGCGTCCGTCCCCTCCCAGTTCGTGTAGGAGACAGCGTTGTCCTGGTCGACCTGCGAGAACTGCGGGGCCATAAGCTGGAGGAAGTTGTCGCCGCCGGGGTAGTCCGCGCCCCAGCCCAGCGTGTAGCCTTCGAGGTTGCCGTTGCGGCCGCGCTCCGTGAGCGTCGCGAACGGAACCTGCTCGTAGTTCATCTTGATGTGGCAGGACGCGAGCTTATCACGCATGAGCTTCGTCTCCTCAGACCACGTCTGGGACTGGTAGGAGGTCATGGTGAACTCGTACTTGTTGTCCTCGCTGTATCCGGCGTCCTCCATGACCTCGCGGGCCTTCTGGAGCATCGTCTCCGCCGCCTGGTTCTCACCGTACCCGTACGGGTAGTCCTGGGCCGCCTCGTTGTAGGCGGACGCGCCGCCGGGGTAGAGACCCGGGGGCAGGAAGAAGTACGCGGGCTTGTACGGACGGCCGAACACCGTGTTGACCATCTGGCGCGCGCTGAACGCGTACGCGAACGCCTGCCGCGCGGGCTTGATGACCTCGTCCGTGTTGAACGCGTAGTAGTACGTCGTGAGTTCGGACGTGCGGTAGTAGTCCGCGGTCATGTCGTTGACGAGCGGACCGTACGTCCCGTAGGGGTGGCCGTTCTCGTCCGTCCCCTCGATGGTGATCTTGTTCGAGTCGTACTTCGAGGACGGGACGTACGGGTGGTCGGCGTTGACGTTCTTCGTCGCGTACGTGTACTGGGCGTTCGTCTTCTCGACGATCTGGAAGTGGACGCCCGCGACGTTCGCGGTCTCGCCGTGGAAGTCGTCGTAGCGTTCGAGGGTCGCTTCGGTACCCTTCGTCCACTTACCGAGCGTGAACGGACCGGTACCCATCGGGCTCTCGGTCGCGTACTCGGACTGGCTGACCTCGCCGCCGTAGCCGTCGATGTCGCCGACGTAGCCCTCCTTCTGGGCCGCGAAGGGGTCGTACGCCATCATTTCGAGCGCCGCGTAGAACGGCTGGTTGAGCTCGACGCGGAACGTGGTCTGGTCGACGGCTTCGACGCCGAGCGAGCCGGAGACGTAGGAGCCGTCGTCGTTCGTCTCGTGCGTGACGCCGAGCACGTTCAGGAGGAACGAGGCGCGGCGGCTGCTGTCGGAGGCCGCGAGGCGCTCCCACGAGTACACCATGTCGGACGCCGTGAACGACGAGCCGTCGTGGAACGTCACGTCCTCCTTGAGGTTGAACGTGAGGACGGTGCTGTCGTCGTTGAGGTCGTAGCCCGTCGCGAGGAAGGTCTCCGCCGTCGTGTACG from Salarchaeum japonicum carries:
- a CDS encoding ABC transporter substrate-binding protein, which translates into the protein MTDNDNVSRRRFLQATGGAATAAALAGCSGSSDTTTEDTTTSGTTTDDGESGSSDKTYRMTNSTITTLDPVASTDEASAYLIHQLYDTLTVYPNAYTTAETFLATGYDLNDDSTVLTFNLKEDVTFHDGSSFTASDMVYSWERLAASDSSRRASFLLNVLGVTHETNDDGSYVSGSLGVEAVDQTTFRVELNQPFYAALEMMAYDPFAAQKEGYVGDIDGYGGEVSQSEYATESPMGTGPFTLGKWTKGTEATLERYDDFHGETANVAGVHFQIVEKTNAQYTYATKNVNADHPYVPSSKYDSNKITIEGTDENGHPYGTYGPLVNDMTADYYRTSELTTYYYAFNTDEVIKPARQAFAYAFSARQMVNTVFGRPYKPAYFFLPPGLYPGGASAYNEAAQDYPYGYGENQAAETMLQKAREVMEDAGYSEDNKYEFTMTSYQSQTWSEETKLMRDKLASCHIKMNYEQVPFATLTERGRNGNLEGYTLGWGADYPGGDNFLQLMAPQFSQVDQDNAVSYTNWEGTDAAETAREAWNTITENYGLTEEAQQARAEAYVDMEKANWEDAVFINCFHVNAEHMSYPWVDKPRVGPMGTAATKFNQVSIGDRGQYE